From Acidovorax sp. FHTAMBA, one genomic window encodes:
- a CDS encoding DUF3034 family protein encodes MTHRPPFTRLACAAALALAATSLAHADTGKLLLTGGVSTIAGSAGGGLTPWAVIGSNATEGEVGFTGYATRAATQDYGLTGYGVAVGWNDRVELSLARQDFDASPAVALNGIAPFGVTPGQHIKMDVLGVKLKVAGDAVLDSDRWMPQIAVGLEHKRVRPGSLGSVLDFLGARTSGTDVYVSATKLLLAQSLLVNGTLRYTNANQNGLLGFGSAAPGKNSRSLQPEFSVAYLINKNLAVGAEVRFKPNNLQTLGAAAGLGAALREDDWKDIFIAWAPSKNLSLTLAYVDLGRIVPGITNNRRQTGYYLSAQVAF; translated from the coding sequence ATGACACACAGACCCCCCTTTACCCGGCTTGCATGCGCCGCCGCGCTGGCCCTTGCCGCCACCAGCCTCGCCCACGCCGACACCGGCAAGCTGCTGCTGACCGGTGGGGTCAGCACCATCGCGGGATCGGCGGGTGGCGGGCTGACCCCGTGGGCGGTGATCGGCAGCAACGCCACCGAGGGCGAGGTGGGCTTTACAGGCTACGCCACCCGCGCAGCCACGCAGGACTACGGCCTTACCGGCTACGGCGTGGCCGTGGGTTGGAACGACCGGGTGGAGCTGTCGCTGGCGCGGCAGGACTTTGATGCCTCTCCCGCCGTCGCCCTCAATGGCATCGCGCCGTTTGGCGTCACGCCGGGCCAGCACATCAAGATGGACGTGCTGGGCGTCAAGCTCAAAGTGGCGGGCGACGCCGTACTCGACAGCGACCGCTGGATGCCGCAGATTGCGGTGGGCCTGGAGCACAAGCGTGTGCGCCCCGGCTCCCTCGGGTCGGTGCTGGACTTTCTGGGCGCCCGCACCAGCGGCACCGATGTGTACGTGAGCGCCACCAAGCTGCTGCTGGCGCAAAGCCTGCTGGTCAACGGCACGCTGCGCTACACCAACGCCAACCAGAACGGCCTGCTGGGCTTCGGCTCTGCCGCACCCGGCAAAAACAGCCGCAGCCTGCAGCCCGAGTTCTCGGTGGCGTACCTCATCAACAAAAACCTGGCGGTGGGCGCCGAAGTCCGCTTCAAGCCCAACAACCTGCAAACGCTGGGCGCAGCGGCCGGCCTTGGCGCCGCGCTGCGCGAGGACGACTGGAAAGACATCTTCATCGCCTGGGCGCCCAGCAAGAACCTGTCGCTCACGCTGGCCTACGTGGACCTAGGCCGCATCGTCCCCGGCATCACCAATAACCGCCGCCAGACCGGCTACTACCTGTCCGCACAGGTCGCTTTTTGA
- the ntrB gene encoding nitrate ABC transporter permease gives MVSAVFHTPLDAAPVASQNAMNNVAIGAIPASARGQKHSKSASAGTVAAAPAAPVRNWAAWSRSFWMAVLPPLCGLGLLIGLWAVVSTTTGGSIPSPKDTWLQALEVFSNPFYSNGPNDQGVGWNVLMSLQRVAIGFGMAALVGIPAGFVIGRFAFLSRMFNPLISLLRPVSPLAWLPIGLLVFKGANPAAIWTIFICSIWPMIINTAVGVQRVPQDYMNVARVLNLSEWKIATKILFPAVLPYMLTGVRLAVGTAWLVIVAAEMLTGGVGIGFWVWDEWNNLNVKNIIIAIFVIGIVGLLLEFALIKLATAFTFEEVKA, from the coding sequence ATGGTCAGTGCCGTTTTTCACACCCCGTTGGATGCTGCCCCCGTGGCGTCACAGAATGCTATGAATAATGTAGCTATTGGCGCAATTCCAGCAAGCGCCAGAGGCCAAAAACACTCAAAATCTGCATCCGCAGGCACCGTCGCCGCCGCCCCGGCAGCCCCCGTCCGCAACTGGGCCGCGTGGTCGCGCAGCTTCTGGATGGCAGTGCTGCCGCCGCTGTGCGGCCTGGGTCTGCTCATCGGCCTGTGGGCGGTGGTCTCCACCACCACGGGTGGCAGCATTCCCAGCCCCAAGGACACCTGGCTGCAGGCGCTGGAGGTGTTCAGCAACCCGTTCTACAGCAACGGCCCCAACGACCAGGGCGTGGGCTGGAACGTGCTGATGAGCCTGCAGCGCGTGGCCATCGGCTTTGGCATGGCGGCGCTGGTGGGCATTCCGGCGGGCTTCGTCATCGGGCGCTTCGCGTTTCTCTCGCGCATGTTCAACCCGCTCATCAGCCTGCTGCGGCCGGTGTCGCCGCTGGCCTGGCTGCCGATTGGCCTGCTGGTGTTCAAGGGTGCCAACCCGGCCGCCATCTGGACGATCTTCATCTGCTCCATCTGGCCCATGATCATCAACACGGCCGTGGGCGTGCAGCGCGTGCCGCAGGACTACATGAACGTGGCCCGCGTGCTCAACCTGAGCGAATGGAAGATCGCCACCAAGATCCTCTTCCCTGCCGTGCTGCCCTACATGCTGACCGGTGTGCGCCTGGCCGTGGGCACCGCGTGGCTGGTGATCGTGGCGGCCGAGATGCTGACGGGCGGCGTGGGCATTGGCTTCTGGGTGTGGGACGAGTGGAACAACCTGAACGTCAAGAACATCATCATCGCGATCTTCGTGATCGGCATCGTCGGGCTGCTGCTGGAGTTTGCGCTCATCAAACTCGCTACCGCATTTACGTTTGAAGAGGTGAAGGCATGA
- a CDS encoding CmpA/NrtA family ABC transporter substrate-binding protein, translating to MTDLLKTSLNRRTVLQAATVGAVGVSPALRALVHAAGSDAPEKKEVKIGFIPLTDCASVVMASVLGFDKKYGVTIIPNKEASWAGVRDKLVNGELDFAHVLYGLIYGVHLGTAGPKKDMAVLMSLNHNGQAITLSKALADKGAVDGPSLAALMAKEKREYTFAGTFPTGTHAMWMHYWLAAAGINPLSGAKLITVPPPQMVANMRVGNMDGFCVGEPWNHRAIMDGIGITANTTQDLWKDHPEKVLGTTAEFVKKYPNTTRAVMMAVLEASQWIDASLSNKMKMAETVAGKAYVNTSVDAINQRILGRYQNGMGKTWDDPNHMKFFNDGAVNFPYLSDGMWFLTQHKRWGLLKSHPDYLAVAKEVNQVELYKSVASAMKINVPKDVMRTSKLIDGVVWDGKEPARYADGFKIKA from the coding sequence ATGACCGATCTGCTCAAAACAAGCCTCAACCGCCGCACCGTGCTGCAGGCCGCCACCGTGGGCGCTGTGGGTGTGAGCCCCGCGCTGCGCGCACTCGTCCACGCAGCGGGCTCCGACGCCCCCGAGAAGAAGGAAGTCAAGATCGGCTTCATCCCGCTGACCGACTGCGCCAGCGTGGTCATGGCCTCGGTGCTGGGTTTTGACAAGAAATACGGCGTGACCATCATCCCCAACAAGGAAGCCAGCTGGGCCGGTGTGCGCGACAAGCTGGTGAACGGCGAACTCGACTTTGCCCATGTGCTGTATGGCCTGATCTATGGCGTGCACCTGGGCACTGCCGGCCCCAAGAAGGACATGGCCGTGCTGATGAGCCTGAACCACAACGGCCAGGCGATCACGCTGTCGAAAGCACTGGCCGACAAGGGCGCGGTGGACGGCCCCAGCCTCGCGGCGCTGATGGCGAAGGAAAAGCGCGAGTACACCTTCGCGGGCACCTTCCCCACGGGCACGCACGCGATGTGGATGCACTACTGGCTGGCAGCGGCGGGCATCAACCCGCTGTCGGGCGCCAAGCTCATCACCGTGCCGCCGCCGCAAATGGTGGCCAACATGCGCGTGGGCAACATGGACGGCTTTTGCGTGGGCGAGCCCTGGAACCACCGCGCCATCATGGACGGCATCGGCATCACCGCCAACACCACGCAGGACCTCTGGAAGGACCACCCCGAAAAGGTGCTGGGCACCACGGCCGAGTTCGTGAAGAAGTACCCCAACACCACGCGCGCCGTGATGATGGCCGTGCTCGAAGCCAGCCAGTGGATTGACGCCAGCCTGTCCAACAAGATGAAGATGGCCGAGACGGTGGCCGGCAAGGCCTACGTCAACACCAGCGTGGATGCCATCAACCAGCGCATCCTGGGCCGCTACCAGAACGGCATGGGCAAGACCTGGGACGACCCCAACCACATGAAGTTTTTCAACGACGGTGCGGTGAACTTCCCCTACCTGTCCGACGGCATGTGGTTCCTCACGCAGCACAAGCGCTGGGGCCTGCTCAAGAGCCACCCCGACTACCTGGCCGTGGCCAAGGAGGTCAACCAGGTGGAGCTGTACAAGTCGGTGGCCAGCGCCATGAAGATCAATGTGCCCAAGGACGTGATGCGCACCAGCAAGCTCATTGACGGCGTGGTGTGGGACGGCAAGGAACCCGCCAGGTACGCCGACGGTTTCAAGATCAAGGCCTGA
- a CDS encoding ANTAR domain-containing protein, which translates to MKETLRIVVVAPDLAVTEAGDEHAVLQAERSRALRIGLLENNFNLVATLPADVFLSERIAQLQPDLIIVDAESEARDALEHVVMATRDARRPIVMFTNDDDTSHVKDAVAAGVSAYIVAGLAPQRIRPILDVAMARFQHEQALRAELADARTELKDRKTIDRAKGLLMQRQGLTEQAAYEKLRKTAMDKGLKLGEVAQRMLDVMELLG; encoded by the coding sequence ATGAAAGAGACTCTGCGCATCGTGGTGGTAGCCCCGGACCTGGCCGTGACCGAAGCCGGCGACGAGCACGCCGTGTTGCAGGCGGAGCGCTCTCGGGCATTGCGCATCGGGCTGCTGGAGAACAACTTCAACCTGGTGGCCACGCTGCCTGCCGACGTGTTTCTGAGCGAGCGCATCGCGCAGCTGCAGCCCGACCTGATCATTGTGGACGCCGAGAGCGAAGCCCGCGACGCGCTGGAGCATGTGGTGATGGCCACGCGCGACGCGCGCCGTCCCATCGTGATGTTCACCAACGACGATGACACCTCGCATGTAAAGGACGCGGTGGCGGCCGGAGTGTCTGCTTACATCGTGGCGGGGCTGGCACCCCAGCGCATCCGCCCCATTCTGGACGTGGCCATGGCCCGCTTCCAGCACGAACAGGCCCTGCGGGCCGAGCTGGCCGACGCCAGGACCGAGCTCAAAGACCGCAAGACCATCGACCGCGCCAAGGGCCTGCTCATGCAGCGCCAGGGCCTGACCGAACAGGCCGCCTACGAAAAGCTGCGCAAGACGGCCATGGACAAGGGCCTGAAGCTGGGCGAGGTGGCGCAGCGCATGCTGGATGTGATGGAGCTGCTGGGCTGA
- a CDS encoding plastocyanin, whose amino-acid sequence MKNTIIFVAACALWTGASAGNVQIQVLDRDGKPVPEAVVVLYPAATGSAAPSLLQATPTIEQERMRFVPAVTVVEPGATVRFTNQDRWDHHVRGAPAGLSAAAAPAAAGFELRLAGKADDKPASSTEVRLDTPGVVLLSCHLHGSMRGHVFVTDSGWTLKTDADGIARFPGVPDGATQVRVWHAEQLVDVPRKALNVVPGPVLETVQLSVVPRVRRAPRVAS is encoded by the coding sequence ATGAAAAACACTATTATTTTTGTAGCTGCCTGCGCTTTATGGACGGGCGCTAGCGCCGGAAACGTTCAGATCCAGGTGCTGGACCGCGACGGCAAGCCCGTGCCCGAGGCCGTGGTGGTGTTGTACCCGGCCGCCACAGGCAGCGCAGCGCCCAGCCTGCTGCAGGCCACCCCCACCATAGAGCAGGAACGCATGCGCTTTGTGCCGGCGGTCACCGTGGTCGAGCCCGGCGCCACCGTGCGGTTTACCAACCAGGACCGCTGGGACCACCACGTGCGCGGCGCTCCGGCGGGCCTGTCGGCAGCAGCAGCACCCGCCGCTGCGGGTTTTGAACTGCGCCTGGCGGGCAAGGCCGACGACAAACCTGCCAGCTCGACCGAGGTCCGGCTCGACACACCGGGCGTGGTGCTGCTGTCGTGCCACCTGCACGGCTCCATGCGCGGCCATGTGTTTGTGACCGATTCGGGCTGGACACTGAAAACCGATGCCGACGGGATTGCACGCTTCCCGGGGGTGCCGGACGGCGCCACGCAGGTACGGGTGTGGCACGCCGAGCAGCTGGTGGATGTGCCCCGCAAGGCGCTCAACGTGGTGCCGGGGCCGGTGCTGGAGACCGTGCAGCTGAGCGTGGTGCCCCGGGTGCGCAGGGCACCACGGGTTGCCTCCTAA
- a CDS encoding sigma-70 family RNA polymerase sigma factor, which translates to MSTLQPDRELMDLLDRIAAQDACALKKLYERTSSPLFGLALRIVRNRDVAEDVLQEAFLSIWRGAGNYRASLSPPMAWMGLIVRSRALDALRKRSSDRADLMNELDDELAQTLEGDSPNPMDAADASEQSFALHHCLGKLDHKQREVVSLAYLRDQSHGELAEQLKLPLGTVKTWIRRGLEQLRTCMARFA; encoded by the coding sequence ATGAGCACCCTCCAACCAGACCGTGAACTGATGGACCTTCTTGACCGCATCGCCGCGCAGGATGCCTGTGCGCTCAAAAAGCTGTACGAGCGCACCTCGTCACCGCTTTTTGGCCTGGCCTTGCGCATTGTTCGCAACCGCGATGTGGCCGAGGACGTGCTGCAGGAGGCGTTTTTAAGCATCTGGCGCGGTGCGGGCAACTACCGCGCATCGCTGAGCCCGCCCATGGCGTGGATGGGGCTCATCGTGCGCAGCCGGGCGCTGGATGCGCTGCGCAAGCGCAGCAGCGACCGGGCCGACCTGATGAACGAGCTGGACGACGAACTGGCCCAGACGCTGGAGGGCGATTCGCCCAACCCCATGGACGCGGCCGACGCCAGCGAGCAGTCGTTTGCGCTGCACCACTGCCTGGGCAAGCTCGACCACAAGCAGCGCGAGGTGGTGAGCCTGGCGTATCTGCGCGACCAGAGCCACGGCGAGCTGGCCGAGCAGCTCAAACTGCCGCTGGGCACCGTCAAGACCTGGATACGCCGGGGGCTGGAGCAGCTGCGCACCTGCATGGCGCGTTTTGCATGA
- a CDS encoding group 1 truncated hemoglobin, translated as MTHPKTLITLALALGSLLVAPAFAQTTAAPSANPAAAPAGLYQALGEKPGITRLMDDFVNRLVQDPRIGGHFKEVKPSALKESLTDQICQLSGGPCQYEGADMKSAHADMDINKGHFNALVEVLQTAMDAQGIPFAQQNRLLALLAPMHRDVITVR; from the coding sequence ATGACGCACCCCAAAACCCTCATCACCTTGGCCCTCGCACTGGGCAGCCTGCTGGTTGCCCCCGCCTTTGCGCAGACCACTGCAGCACCATCGGCAAACCCTGCCGCCGCCCCGGCAGGCCTGTACCAGGCGCTGGGGGAAAAACCCGGTATCACACGGCTGATGGACGACTTTGTGAACCGCCTGGTTCAGGACCCGCGCATCGGCGGCCATTTCAAGGAGGTAAAGCCCTCCGCCCTCAAGGAAAGCCTGACCGACCAGATCTGCCAGCTCAGCGGCGGCCCTTGCCAATACGAAGGCGCTGACATGAAATCGGCCCATGCCGACATGGACATCAACAAGGGCCATTTCAACGCCCTTGTGGAGGTGCTGCAAACCGCCATGGATGCCCAGGGCATACCATTCGCCCAGCAAAACCGCCTGCTCGCCCTGCTGGCGCCCATGCACCGGGACGTGATCACCGTCCGCTAA
- a CDS encoding branched-chain amino acid ABC transporter substrate-binding protein yields MNKHIDRRRFTAGMALTTVAASALLVLSGCSKVPDTIKIGVAQPLSGPLGALGQDLLNGVQLAVDELNKGGYTVDGKRVTLEIVSVDDKADAATGKTVAQQLVDAGVVAVVGHLNSGVSIETAPIYAAKDIAQIAISTNPRFTQLGFSTTFRMVANDTLQARAIGSFAATQLGAARYAALDDGTPYGKGLADGAAEQLKAEKKEVVVRKSFDDKTTAFDELAGELKAANVDVIVSTLNDFQALALLEALRKVDHTKVSLLGGDTIKTTDMTKAMGMVEGIYATSPVLEAKEFTAGKPFLEKYMDAFKKPPAYGGHYSYDSTYVLSAAIQKAKSADPKDITKALHSINGYAPVIGTMTWDDKGEQRYGAVGVYELRAGNWELRMRSDRW; encoded by the coding sequence ATGAACAAGCACATTGACCGGCGGCGCTTTACTGCCGGTATGGCGTTGACCACGGTGGCCGCTTCGGCGCTGCTGGTGCTCTCGGGCTGCAGCAAGGTGCCAGACACCATCAAGATCGGTGTGGCCCAGCCGCTGAGCGGGCCGCTGGGTGCCCTGGGGCAGGATCTGCTCAACGGCGTGCAGCTGGCGGTGGACGAGCTCAACAAGGGCGGCTACACCGTGGACGGCAAGCGCGTGACGCTGGAAATCGTCTCGGTGGACGACAAGGCCGATGCCGCCACCGGCAAGACCGTGGCGCAGCAGCTGGTGGATGCCGGGGTGGTCGCCGTGGTTGGCCACCTCAACTCGGGCGTGAGCATTGAGACCGCGCCCATCTATGCCGCCAAGGACATCGCGCAGATCGCCATTTCCACCAACCCCCGGTTCACGCAACTGGGCTTTTCCACCACCTTCCGCATGGTGGCCAACGACACCCTGCAGGCGCGTGCCATTGGCTCGTTTGCCGCCACGCAGCTGGGCGCTGCCCGCTACGCTGCGCTGGACGATGGCACACCCTACGGCAAGGGCCTGGCCGATGGTGCTGCCGAGCAGCTCAAGGCCGAGAAGAAAGAGGTCGTGGTGCGCAAGTCGTTTGACGACAAGACCACGGCTTTTGACGAGCTGGCTGGCGAGCTCAAGGCAGCCAACGTCGATGTCATCGTGTCCACCCTCAACGACTTCCAGGCGCTGGCGCTGCTCGAAGCCCTGCGCAAGGTGGACCACACCAAGGTCAGCCTGCTGGGGGGCGACACGATCAAGACCACCGACATGACCAAGGCCATGGGCATGGTGGAAGGCATCTACGCCACCTCGCCGGTGCTCGAGGCCAAGGAATTCACCGCGGGCAAGCCGTTCCTTGAAAAGTACATGGACGCCTTCAAGAAGCCGCCCGCTTATGGCGGCCACTACAGCTACGACAGCACCTACGTGCTTTCGGCCGCCATCCAGAAAGCCAAGTCGGCGGACCCCAAGGACATCACCAAGGCCCTGCACAGCATCAATGGCTATGCGCCGGTGATTGGCACCATGACCTGGGACGACAAGGGCGAGCAGCGCTACGGCGCCGTGGGCGTGTATGAACTGCGTGCCGGCAACTGGGAACTGCGCATGCGCTCGGACCGCTGGTAA
- a CDS encoding efflux transporter outer membrane subunit, with translation MLVTAGCASLAPTDDAWPKVAVPAVWSAGSNATAQGAAATSLAQWWQRLDDAVLTTLVEQALRANTSVRIAQAALQQARAQVDVQSAGLLPSVGASASAQRSRANNNTGNTFQAGFDASWEPDVFGRLRSGVSASEADARAAEASLADVQVSLAAEVAVNYIELRGLQQRLAIARSNLASQQETLQITQWRLQAGLTTSLVTEQARAAAEQTAAQIPSLEASLAQSRYSLAVLTGQVPGALDATLAASAPVPQPTAELALAIPAETLRQRPDVRAAEQRIAAALARVSQADAARYPSFSLGGSLGLRALTLGALSGGGAVTSALLGSVSIPLLDGGAARAQVRVQSAALEQARVAYEATVLTALQDVENALVSLRGDREKLERLTAAADAARNAALLAQQRYSSGLIDFQAVLETQRTLLSTQESVAITTAAVAADHVRLYKALGGGWKT, from the coding sequence GTGCTGGTCACCGCTGGTTGTGCCAGCTTGGCACCCACCGACGACGCCTGGCCGAAGGTGGCCGTTCCCGCGGTTTGGTCAGCGGGGAGCAACGCCACCGCGCAAGGGGCTGCGGCCACATCGTTGGCCCAGTGGTGGCAGCGGTTGGACGATGCTGTGCTCACCACGCTGGTCGAGCAAGCCTTGCGTGCCAACACCAGTGTGCGCATCGCCCAGGCCGCCTTGCAGCAAGCGCGTGCCCAGGTGGATGTGCAGTCCGCCGGTTTGCTGCCCAGCGTGGGTGCATCGGCATCGGCACAGCGCAGCCGCGCGAACAACAACACTGGCAACACCTTCCAGGCCGGTTTTGATGCGAGCTGGGAGCCCGATGTGTTTGGCCGCCTGCGCAGCGGCGTGAGCGCCAGCGAGGCCGATGCGCGTGCGGCAGAGGCCAGCCTGGCCGATGTGCAGGTGTCGCTGGCGGCCGAAGTGGCCGTCAACTACATCGAGCTACGTGGGCTGCAGCAGCGCCTGGCCATTGCGCGCAGCAACCTGGCCAGCCAGCAGGAGACCTTGCAGATCACCCAGTGGCGCCTGCAGGCAGGGCTCACCACCTCGCTCGTCACCGAGCAGGCCCGTGCAGCGGCCGAGCAGACCGCAGCGCAGATTCCCAGCCTGGAAGCCAGCCTGGCGCAGTCGCGCTACAGCCTGGCAGTGCTGACAGGCCAGGTGCCCGGCGCGCTCGACGCTACCCTGGCCGCCAGTGCCCCCGTGCCTCAGCCGACCGCAGAGCTCGCCTTGGCGATCCCTGCCGAGACCTTGCGCCAGCGGCCCGATGTGCGTGCGGCCGAGCAACGCATTGCTGCCGCCCTGGCGCGCGTGTCGCAGGCCGATGCGGCGCGCTACCCCAGCTTCTCCCTGGGTGGCTCGCTGGGCCTTCGTGCCCTCACCCTGGGCGCGCTGTCGGGCGGCGGTGCGGTGACCAGTGCCTTGCTGGGCAGTGTGTCCATCCCGCTGCTGGATGGTGGCGCCGCCCGCGCCCAGGTGCGTGTGCAGTCTGCGGCGCTGGAGCAGGCCCGCGTGGCCTACGAAGCCACCGTGCTCACGGCCCTGCAGGATGTGGAGAACGCGCTGGTGTCCTTGCGTGGTGACAGGGAAAAGCTGGAGCGACTGACGGCCGCCGCAGACGCCGCCCGCAACGCCGCGCTGCTGGCGCAGCAGCGCTATAGCAGCGGATTGATTGACTTTCAGGCGGTGCTGGAGACGCAACGCACGCTGCTGTCCACGCAGGAGAGCGTGGCCATCACCACCGCTGCCGTCGCGGCAGACCATGTGCGCCTCTACAAGGCGCTGGGCGGCGGCTGGAAGACATGA
- the tsaD gene encoding tRNA (adenosine(37)-N6)-threonylcarbamoyltransferase complex transferase subunit TsaD, translated as MSLLILGIESSCDETGVALVRSTGNAVPTLLSHALHSQIDMHQAYGGVVPELASRDHIRRVLPLAKEVLAQSGQTLADVDVVAYTRGPGLAGALLVGAGVACALGAALNKPVLGVHHLEGHLLSPFLSADPPEFPFVALLVSGGHTQLMRVDGVGRYEILGETIDDAAGEAFDKSAKLMGLGYPGGPALSRLAEQGDPAAFKLPRPLLHSGNLDFSFAGLKTAVLTQAKKLGDELEARKADLAASTEAAIVEVLVKKTLAALKQTGMKRVVVAGGVGANRHLRAQLNAACAAAKVRVHYPELHLCTDNGAMIAMAAAMRLQAGQQQANTDYAFDVKPRWPLDAIGLAG; from the coding sequence ATGAGCTTGCTGATCCTGGGTATTGAATCTTCGTGCGACGAAACAGGCGTGGCACTGGTCCGTTCCACGGGCAATGCCGTGCCCACGTTGCTCTCGCACGCACTGCACAGCCAGATCGACATGCACCAGGCCTACGGTGGCGTGGTGCCCGAACTGGCCAGCCGCGACCACATCCGCCGTGTGCTGCCGCTGGCCAAAGAGGTGCTGGCCCAGTCCGGCCAGACGCTGGCGGACGTGGACGTGGTGGCCTACACCCGCGGGCCGGGTCTGGCCGGTGCGCTGCTGGTGGGCGCTGGCGTGGCCTGCGCCCTGGGGGCGGCCCTCAACAAGCCGGTGCTGGGTGTGCACCACCTGGAGGGGCACCTGCTGTCGCCCTTCCTCAGCGCCGATCCGCCCGAATTCCCCTTTGTGGCGCTGCTGGTATCGGGCGGCCACACCCAGCTGATGCGGGTGGACGGCGTGGGCCGCTACGAGATCCTGGGCGAAACCATTGACGACGCGGCGGGCGAGGCATTCGACAAGTCGGCCAAGCTCATGGGCCTGGGTTACCCCGGCGGGCCCGCGCTGTCGCGCCTGGCAGAGCAGGGCGACCCTGCAGCCTTCAAGCTGCCGCGCCCGCTGCTGCACAGCGGCAATCTCGACTTCTCTTTTGCGGGGCTCAAGACGGCGGTGCTGACGCAGGCCAAAAAGCTGGGCGACGAGCTGGAAGCGCGCAAGGCCGACCTGGCCGCAAGCACCGAGGCCGCCATCGTCGAAGTGCTGGTGAAAAAGACACTGGCGGCGCTCAAGCAGACCGGGATGAAACGGGTGGTCGTGGCGGGTGGCGTGGGGGCCAACCGCCATCTGCGGGCCCAGCTCAATGCCGCCTGCGCCGCTGCCAAGGTGCGCGTGCATTACCCGGAGCTGCACCTGTGCACCGACAACGGCGCCATGATTGCCATGGCAGCTGCCATGCGGCTGCAGGCCGGGCAGCAGCAGGCCAACACCGACTACGCGTTTGACGTGAAGCCGCGCTGGCCGCTGGATGCGATCGGGCTTGCAGGTTAG
- a CDS encoding anti-sigma factor, protein MNITQHPDLLDRLAASYALGTLRGGARRRFETLAREHATVRAAALVWQARWSGLTELQPAVDPAPAVWTRIDNLVQADMAAAALQAGRAAEPAAAPGGWWRNLLVWRGAAAAGAIATLAAVVVGVQVNGGLRATTGAQIAALQQQLQATPQIQYVAVLADDKAAASMLVTFDPRNNQLVLQRVGDFQEGSDKSLQLWALPPAGGPRSLGVLGQDKLLTLAAGEADVRQVPTLAISLEPKGGVPSETGPTGPVLFKGALIQRQL, encoded by the coding sequence ATGAACATCACCCAGCACCCCGACCTGCTCGACCGCCTGGCCGCCAGCTACGCCCTGGGCACGCTGCGCGGTGGCGCCCGCCGCCGCTTTGAAACCCTGGCCCGCGAGCACGCCACCGTGCGCGCCGCCGCGCTGGTGTGGCAAGCTCGCTGGTCGGGCCTGACCGAGCTGCAGCCCGCCGTCGACCCTGCGCCGGCCGTGTGGACCCGCATCGACAACCTCGTGCAGGCCGACATGGCCGCAGCCGCCTTGCAGGCTGGGCGTGCAGCGGAGCCTGCTGCGGCCCCCGGTGGCTGGTGGCGCAACCTGCTGGTGTGGCGCGGTGCGGCGGCGGCTGGTGCCATCGCCACGTTGGCGGCCGTGGTGGTGGGTGTGCAAGTCAATGGCGGCCTGCGGGCCACCACCGGCGCGCAGATTGCAGCGCTGCAGCAGCAGCTGCAGGCCACCCCGCAGATCCAGTACGTGGCCGTGCTGGCCGATGACAAGGCGGCCGCCTCGATGCTGGTCACGTTCGACCCCCGGAACAACCAGCTGGTGCTGCAGCGCGTGGGCGACTTTCAGGAGGGTTCGGACAAGTCGCTGCAGCTGTGGGCGCTGCCGCCCGCCGGTGGCCCGCGTTCGCTGGGCGTGCTGGGGCAGGACAAGCTGCTCACGCTGGCAGCCGGCGAAGCCGATGTGCGCCAGGTGCCCACGCTGGCCATCAGCCTGGAGCCCAAGGGCGGCGTGCCGAGCGAGACCGGGCCCACCGGGCCAGTGCTGTTCAAGGGCGCGCTGATCCAGCGCCAGTTGTGA